A part of Corvus cornix cornix isolate S_Up_H32 chromosome Z, ASM73873v5, whole genome shotgun sequence genomic DNA contains:
- the TXNL1 gene encoding thioredoxin-like protein 1 isoform X3 yields MAGVKVIANDTEFQPELSAAGSRLAVVKFTMRGCGPCLRIAPAFNALSNKYPQATFLEVDVHQCQGTAATNNISATPTFLFFRNKVRIDQYQGADAVGLEDKIKQHLENDPGNSEDTDIPKGYMDLLPFINKAGCECLNESDEHGFENCLRKDSSYLESDCDEQLLITVAFSQPVKLYSMKLQGPDNGQGPKYIKIFINLPRSMDFEEAERSEPTQALELGPDDIKEDGIIQLRYVKFQNVNSVTLFVQSNHGDEETTRITYFTFIGTPVQATNMNDFKRLNSPFLKN; encoded by the exons ATGGCGGGCGTGAAGGTGATCGCCAACGACACCGAGTTCCAGCCCGAGCTGAGCGCCGCCGGCTCCCGCCTGGCCGTGGTGAAGTTCACCATGAGGGG GTGTGGCCCTTGCTTGAGGATCGCGCCCGCCTTCAATGCCCTGAGTAACAAATACCCCCAGGCAACGTTCCTGGAGGTGGATGTGCACCAGTGCCAG GGCACGGCTGCCACCAACAACATCTCGGCAACCCCCACGTTCCTGTTCTTCCGGAACAAAGTACGGATCGACCAGTACCAGGGAGCAGATGCCGTGGGCTTGGAGGACAAAATCAAACAGCACCTGGAGAACGATCCCGGCAACAGCGAAGACACAGACATCCCAAAAGGATAC ATGGATCTGCTGCCGTTCATCAACAAGGCTGGCTGCGAGTGCCTCAACGAGAGCGACGAGCACGGCTTCGAGAACTGTTTACGCAAAGATTCTTCCTACCTGGAGTCCGACTGCGACGAGCAG ctgctTATCACTGTAGCTTTTAGTCAGCCTGTCAAGCTTTACTCTATGAAACTTCAGGGGCCAGACAATG GGCAAGGGCCAAAGTACATCAAAATCTTCATCAACCTCCCGCGCTCGATGGATTTTGAGGAAGCAGAACGAAGCGAACCCACCCAGGCCCTGGAGCTGGGCCCGGATGACATTAAGGAAGATGGGATCATCCAGCTCCGCTACGTAAAATTCCAGAATGTCAACAGTGTCACT TTGTTTGTCCAGTCCAATCATGGTGATGAAGAGACAACAAGGATCACGTATTTCACATTCATTGGCACTCCCGTGCAGGCCACCAACATGAACGACTTCAAACGA cttaACTCCCCATTCCTAAAGAActaa
- the TXNL1 gene encoding thioredoxin-like protein 1 isoform X1 has translation MAGVKVIANDTEFQPELSAAGSRLAVVKFTMRGCGPCLRIAPAFNALSNKYPQATFLEVDVHQCQGTAATNNISATPTFLFFRNKVRIDQYQGADAVGLEDKIKQHLENDPGNSEDTDIPKGYMDLLPFINKAGCECLNESDEHGFENCLRKDSSYLESDCDEQLLITVAFSQPVKLYSMKLQGPDNGQGPKYIKIFINLPRSMDFEEAERSEPTQALELGPDDIKEDGIIQLRYVKFQNVNSVTLFVQSNHGDEETTRITYFTFIGTPVQATNMNDFKRIIHMGHLSLSASDWYRIFLLIFHTC, from the exons ATGGCGGGCGTGAAGGTGATCGCCAACGACACCGAGTTCCAGCCCGAGCTGAGCGCCGCCGGCTCCCGCCTGGCCGTGGTGAAGTTCACCATGAGGGG GTGTGGCCCTTGCTTGAGGATCGCGCCCGCCTTCAATGCCCTGAGTAACAAATACCCCCAGGCAACGTTCCTGGAGGTGGATGTGCACCAGTGCCAG GGCACGGCTGCCACCAACAACATCTCGGCAACCCCCACGTTCCTGTTCTTCCGGAACAAAGTACGGATCGACCAGTACCAGGGAGCAGATGCCGTGGGCTTGGAGGACAAAATCAAACAGCACCTGGAGAACGATCCCGGCAACAGCGAAGACACAGACATCCCAAAAGGATAC ATGGATCTGCTGCCGTTCATCAACAAGGCTGGCTGCGAGTGCCTCAACGAGAGCGACGAGCACGGCTTCGAGAACTGTTTACGCAAAGATTCTTCCTACCTGGAGTCCGACTGCGACGAGCAG ctgctTATCACTGTAGCTTTTAGTCAGCCTGTCAAGCTTTACTCTATGAAACTTCAGGGGCCAGACAATG GGCAAGGGCCAAAGTACATCAAAATCTTCATCAACCTCCCGCGCTCGATGGATTTTGAGGAAGCAGAACGAAGCGAACCCACCCAGGCCCTGGAGCTGGGCCCGGATGACATTAAGGAAGATGGGATCATCCAGCTCCGCTACGTAAAATTCCAGAATGTCAACAGTGTCACT TTGTTTGTCCAGTCCAATCATGGTGATGAAGAGACAACAAGGATCACGTATTTCACATTCATTGGCACTCCCGTGCAGGCCACCAACATGAACGACTTCAAACGA ATAATACACATGGGCCACttgtccctctctgcctccGACTGGTAtagaatatttttgttgataTTCCATACTTGCTAA
- the TXNL1 gene encoding thioredoxin-like protein 1 isoform X2, producing the protein MAGVKVIANDTEFQPELSAAGSRLAVVKFTMRGCGPCLRIAPAFNALSNKYPQATFLEVDVHQCQGTAATNNISATPTFLFFRNKVRIDQYQGADAVGLEDKIKQHLENDPGNSEDTDIPKGYMDLLPFINKAGCECLNESDEHGFENCLRKDSSYLESDCDEQLLITVAFSQPVKLYSMKLQGPDNGQGPKYIKIFINLPRSMDFEEAERSEPTQALELGPDDIKEDGIIQLRYVKFQNVNSVTLFVQSNHGDEETTRITYFTFIGTPVQATNMNDFKRVVGKKGESH; encoded by the exons ATGGCGGGCGTGAAGGTGATCGCCAACGACACCGAGTTCCAGCCCGAGCTGAGCGCCGCCGGCTCCCGCCTGGCCGTGGTGAAGTTCACCATGAGGGG GTGTGGCCCTTGCTTGAGGATCGCGCCCGCCTTCAATGCCCTGAGTAACAAATACCCCCAGGCAACGTTCCTGGAGGTGGATGTGCACCAGTGCCAG GGCACGGCTGCCACCAACAACATCTCGGCAACCCCCACGTTCCTGTTCTTCCGGAACAAAGTACGGATCGACCAGTACCAGGGAGCAGATGCCGTGGGCTTGGAGGACAAAATCAAACAGCACCTGGAGAACGATCCCGGCAACAGCGAAGACACAGACATCCCAAAAGGATAC ATGGATCTGCTGCCGTTCATCAACAAGGCTGGCTGCGAGTGCCTCAACGAGAGCGACGAGCACGGCTTCGAGAACTGTTTACGCAAAGATTCTTCCTACCTGGAGTCCGACTGCGACGAGCAG ctgctTATCACTGTAGCTTTTAGTCAGCCTGTCAAGCTTTACTCTATGAAACTTCAGGGGCCAGACAATG GGCAAGGGCCAAAGTACATCAAAATCTTCATCAACCTCCCGCGCTCGATGGATTTTGAGGAAGCAGAACGAAGCGAACCCACCCAGGCCCTGGAGCTGGGCCCGGATGACATTAAGGAAGATGGGATCATCCAGCTCCGCTACGTAAAATTCCAGAATGTCAACAGTGTCACT TTGTTTGTCCAGTCCAATCATGGTGATGAAGAGACAACAAGGATCACGTATTTCACATTCATTGGCACTCCCGTGCAGGCCACCAACATGAACGACTTCAAACGA gtaGTTGGCAAAAAAGGAGAGAGCCACTAG